The Parashewanella spongiae genome has a window encoding:
- a CDS encoding NAD(P)H-hydrate dehydratase — translation MTINLPIELYRVEQVRQAEEAMCEKDSEKLYQLVELAGKAAAEFILKRNLKQKNIVILIGTGNNGADGLVLARELRQQRLQPDLDVHVMGLNNTTSTVEFQQAKQKFEQVGGQVLSIVPKQIQSADLIVDALFGIGLSRPLSEDFDPLINIIEDNKAWTISLDVPSGLCANTGTSDRSIRADQTLVFGALKRGLFTYQARHYCGDIQLIDLGLQTFLPEADCKLIQSDFLKGKLGQRAKHIHKGDSGKVTVIGGDIGMPGAVRLCGEACLRAGSGMVAVISRPENLAVVLAHRPELMFCPAEFVDMEIYHRLGWASVLVLGPGLGREGWGLNLFKATLLSEKPIVMDADALYFLSKNPQKQSNWVLTPHSAEAARLLGSSVVEVEADRFQAVKALQSRYGGVVVLKGAGTLICDGEQTVVAAVGNPGLASGGCGDVLSGIIAALIAQGVDLASAAKMGVVVHGYAADIAVSKGERGMVASDLMTPIRHIINRC, via the coding sequence ATGACCATCAATTTGCCTATCGAGCTCTATCGGGTCGAGCAAGTGCGTCAAGCTGAAGAAGCCATGTGTGAAAAAGACAGTGAAAAACTGTATCAGCTGGTGGAGTTAGCGGGAAAAGCCGCCGCAGAATTTATTTTAAAGCGCAATTTAAAACAAAAAAATATAGTTATATTAATTGGTACAGGTAACAACGGTGCCGATGGATTAGTATTGGCGCGAGAATTACGTCAACAAAGGCTTCAGCCAGATCTTGATGTGCACGTAATGGGGCTGAATAATACAACGTCCACGGTCGAATTTCAGCAAGCCAAGCAAAAATTCGAGCAAGTAGGCGGTCAAGTACTTTCCATTGTTCCGAAGCAAATTCAATCGGCTGATCTAATTGTCGATGCGTTATTCGGTATTGGTTTATCAAGGCCGCTAAGTGAGGATTTTGACCCGCTTATTAACATTATCGAAGACAACAAAGCTTGGACAATCAGTTTGGATGTACCTTCAGGTCTTTGTGCAAATACTGGCACCAGTGATAGATCAATACGCGCGGATCAAACATTAGTGTTTGGAGCGCTCAAACGAGGTTTATTTACTTACCAAGCCCGTCATTATTGTGGTGATATTCAATTAATTGATCTTGGGTTACAAACATTTTTGCCAGAAGCTGATTGTAAACTGATCCAAAGTGATTTTTTGAAAGGAAAATTAGGGCAAAGAGCTAAACATATACATAAAGGTGATTCAGGAAAAGTGACAGTCATTGGTGGTGATATCGGTATGCCCGGTGCGGTAAGGCTGTGTGGAGAAGCCTGTTTACGTGCGGGGAGCGGTATGGTTGCGGTGATCAGTCGACCTGAAAACCTAGCAGTTGTGTTGGCACATCGCCCAGAGTTGATGTTTTGTCCAGCTGAATTTGTCGATATGGAAATTTACCATCGATTGGGCTGGGCCAGCGTGTTGGTGTTAGGCCCAGGGCTCGGGCGTGAGGGCTGGGGACTTAACTTGTTTAAGGCAACATTGCTTAGTGAAAAGCCGATTGTGATGGATGCTGACGCCTTATATTTTTTAAGCAAGAATCCACAAAAGCAATCAAACTGGGTATTAACCCCACATTCAGCTGAGGCTGCAAGACTACTCGGTAGCAGTGTTGTAGAGGTAGAAGCTGATCGTTTTCAGGCCGTTAAAGCATTGCAAAGTCGGTACGGCGGTGTGGTTGTATTAAAAGGCGCGGGTACTTTGATCTGTGATGGAGAGCAAACGGTTGTTGCTGCTGTAGGTAACCCCGGCTTAGCCAGTGGCGGTTGTGGCGATGTGTTATCCGGTATTATTGCGGCGTTAATTGCCCAAGGAGTGGATTTAGCTTCTGCTGCTAAAATGGGTGTTGTGGTACATGGCTACGCTGCTGATATCGCAGTGAGTAAAGGTGAAAGAGGTATGGTAGCCAGCGATTTGATGACGCCAATTCGGCATATTATTAATCGATGTTAA
- a CDS encoding helix-turn-helix domain-containing protein — translation MRVKYHVRLSNEERSMLEALIKQKKPRVVQHKKRHAQILLAIDENNSPLTNQQIAKALNISPLAVTSLRKRFVEEGLEVAVNSKHSHQGRRRIMDGEAEAHLIALACSTPPEGRCRWTLNLLRDKMIELKYIDNISRTSVHYALKKMNLNHGLKKSGVYLKRKTLLS, via the coding sequence ATGAGGGTTAAATACCACGTTCGTTTGAGTAATGAAGAACGTTCAATGCTTGAGGCTTTGATAAAGCAGAAGAAACCACGTGTTGTTCAACATAAGAAACGACACGCCCAAATTTTACTTGCTATTGATGAGAATAATTCGCCACTGACCAATCAACAGATTGCTAAAGCACTAAACATCTCACCACTTGCAGTAACGAGCCTTAGAAAGCGTTTTGTCGAAGAAGGATTAGAAGTCGCTGTGAATAGCAAACACAGCCATCAAGGCCGCAGACGCATAATGGATGGCGAAGCCGAAGCACACCTAATTGCACTGGCCTGCTCTACGCCTCCTGAAGGACGTTGCCGTTGGACATTAAATCTTCTTAGAGACAAGATGATTGAACTCAAATATATCGATAACATATCAAGAACTTCTGTTCATTATGCGTTAAAAAAAATGAACTTAAACCATGGCTTAAAGAAGAGTGGTGTATACCTAAAGAGGAAAACGCTGCTTTCGTGA
- a CDS encoding IS630 family transposase, with protein MPKEENAAFVSAMEDILELYKLPYNPKRPLVCLDETSKQQVKEVRNPLPLVSGYPERYDTEYERNGVSNLFMIFEPLAGWRHVEVTEHRTAIDWAHQVKALVDGRYKDAETIVLVEDNLNTHTPASFYKAFEPEEARRLINKIEFHYTPKHGSWLDMAEIELSILSRQCLK; from the coding sequence ATACCTAAAGAGGAAAACGCTGCTTTCGTGAGTGCTATGGAAGATATATTAGAACTCTATAAACTTCCTTACAATCCTAAGCGTCCTTTAGTATGCCTTGATGAAACCAGCAAACAACAAGTTAAAGAAGTTCGCAATCCGTTACCCTTAGTTTCAGGTTATCCAGAGCGATACGATACAGAGTATGAGCGTAACGGTGTCAGCAACCTGTTCATGATATTTGAGCCTTTAGCGGGCTGGCGACATGTTGAAGTCACTGAACACAGAACGGCCATTGATTGGGCTCATCAAGTAAAAGCCTTAGTAGACGGGCGTTATAAGGACGCTGAGACAATTGTATTAGTTGAGGATAACTTGAATACTCATACACCGGCTTCATTTTATAAGGCCTTCGAACCAGAAGAAGCTCGTAGGTTGATCAATAAAATAGAATTTCATTACACGCCAAAGCACGGAAGTTGGTTGGATATGGCTGAAATTGAATTAAGTATCTTGAGCAGGCAATGCTTAAAGTAG
- the ltrA gene encoding group II intron reverse transcriptase/maturase, whose amino-acid sequence MANTPVNIRILQRKLYLRSKLNSELRFYSLYDKLSRLDILEEAYRRCKANKGGAGIDGITFSYLEQQKKVVALLKEIQTQLQQKNYRPSPVKRVEILKDNGKTRKLGIPIISDRIVQMAMTIVMQPVYEPHLHEHSYGYRPCRSAQQAVKVIEMSLKQGYQHVLDADLSAYFDTIPHAKLMAKVERRISDSSFLSLLKSFIKAPISIETVNGKWRIEASRCGTPQGGVISPLLANIYLNDFCLKIHEKTPCKIVTYADDFVVLHKQTYTQEQLDWITQQLSDEGLKLNQSKTHCVDMGKLMNEFDFLGFNFQRITGLIKGTSYIKIEASKKSQTKLKNKIRDIVKHRTSNTLGVLINKVNQVLRGWKHYFGGIGYPRGVFFRINGFVVNRFYRWHRRLSQRRSKYLSRGAYEKLRQAGLEYLPTTR is encoded by the coding sequence ATGGCTAACACTCCAGTAAATATCAGAATATTACAGCGAAAACTTTACTTACGCTCAAAGCTTAACTCGGAGCTTCGATTTTACAGCTTGTACGATAAACTCAGTCGCCTAGATATACTCGAAGAAGCCTATCGACGATGCAAAGCCAATAAAGGCGGAGCAGGAATTGATGGCATCACATTCAGTTATCTAGAGCAGCAAAAGAAAGTCGTTGCGCTGTTAAAAGAAATTCAAACTCAATTACAACAGAAAAACTATCGACCTAGCCCAGTCAAACGAGTAGAAATACTCAAAGACAACGGCAAAACGCGGAAACTTGGGATCCCGATAATCAGTGACAGAATTGTGCAAATGGCGATGACAATAGTGATGCAACCCGTCTACGAACCTCATTTACATGAACACAGTTATGGTTATCGTCCATGTCGAAGCGCCCAGCAAGCGGTAAAAGTCATTGAAATGAGCCTAAAACAAGGCTATCAGCACGTACTTGATGCTGACTTGAGCGCCTATTTCGATACCATCCCGCACGCTAAGTTGATGGCAAAAGTAGAAAGGCGAATAAGCGACAGCAGCTTTCTGAGTTTGCTGAAAAGCTTTATCAAAGCGCCCATCAGCATAGAGACGGTCAACGGGAAATGGCGAATAGAAGCAAGCCGATGTGGCACTCCGCAAGGCGGAGTTATCTCTCCACTACTGGCTAACATCTATCTCAACGATTTCTGTTTGAAAATACACGAAAAAACACCGTGTAAAATCGTTACCTATGCAGATGATTTTGTTGTACTTCATAAGCAAACCTACACACAAGAGCAACTGGACTGGATAACACAGCAATTAAGTGATGAAGGTCTGAAGCTAAATCAAAGTAAAACCCACTGTGTGGATATGGGAAAGCTGATGAATGAGTTTGATTTCCTCGGTTTTAACTTTCAACGGATCACAGGCCTCATCAAAGGCACCAGTTACATCAAGATAGAGGCGTCTAAGAAGAGCCAAACAAAGCTGAAAAATAAAATCAGAGACATAGTGAAACACCGAACCTCAAATACACTTGGCGTACTGATAAATAAGGTTAATCAAGTTCTGAGGGGATGGAAACACTATTTTGGTGGGATAGGTTATCCCAGAGGTGTATTTTTCAGAATAAATGGATTTGTAGTAAACCGGTTCTATCGCTGGCATCGTCGCTTAAGTCAACGTCGAAGCAAGTATCTATCACGAGGTGCTTACGAAAAATTACGCCAAGCTGGTCTTGAGTATTTACCCACGACAAGATGA
- a CDS encoding helix-turn-helix transcriptional regulator, protein MAKVITNTLKKLRFFNNEMTQQELASAIGVSRQTVVAIEKGKYSPSLEVAFKIADVLDVTIVDIFQYR, encoded by the coding sequence ATGGCTAAGGTCATTACCAATACTCTCAAGAAACTACGTTTTTTCAATAATGAAATGACTCAGCAAGAACTTGCCAGTGCCATCGGTGTATCTAGGCAAACCGTCGTAGCAATTGAAAAAGGAAAATACTCTCCTTCTCTTGAGGTTGCGTTTAAAATTGCCGATGTGCTTGACGTTACAATCGTTGATATTTTTCAGTACCGCTAA
- a CDS encoding nucleoside triphosphate pyrophosphohydrolase family protein, with translation MQLSYINQTIYEHLYRDIYEFRSTFDLPVEDAESLNLQLDTLHTSLIIEELTELAEADSLIEQADAIVDSVYVLMGRMVHMGVKYFNDNASISYLLDLFLAVANNLKIDFIRCWDEIHSSNMSKVCHDEREFQQTVDFYQEQGVKLSGVNKNQYIIAKCAEDIVMEGKTIRKGKVLKSVNYRPADLSKICR, from the coding sequence ATGCAACTCTCCTACATTAATCAAACCATCTATGAACATTTGTACCGTGATATTTATGAATTTCGCAGTACTTTTGACTTACCTGTTGAAGACGCTGAAAGTTTAAACTTGCAACTCGATACTCTACATACGTCTTTAATTATCGAGGAACTAACTGAGCTTGCTGAAGCTGACTCGTTAATTGAACAAGCCGACGCCATCGTTGATTCCGTTTATGTTCTAATGGGAAGAATGGTGCACATGGGAGTAAAATATTTTAATGACAATGCTTCTATTAGCTATTTATTAGATTTGTTTTTAGCCGTCGCAAATAACTTAAAAATTGATTTTATTCGCTGCTGGGATGAAATTCATTCAAGTAACATGAGTAAGGTGTGCCACGATGAGCGTGAATTTCAACAAACGGTTGATTTTTACCAAGAACAAGGCGTGAAACTTTCTGGAGTCAACAAAAACCAATATATAATAGCAAAATGTGCTGAAGATATTGTAATGGAAGGTAAAACGATTCGCAAAGGAAAGGTATTAAAGTCAGTCAATTACCGCCCTGCTGATTTATCAAAAATATGTCGCTAA
- a CDS encoding phosphoribosyltransferase, which translates to MTDKHYITAQQLLEDSFKVAAQVYESGFRPQFIVGIWRGGAPIGIAVQEYFDFKKIETDHIAVRTSSYYGIGTDKQNKEIKVHGLHYIIENANADDGLLIVDDVFDSGRSIHALIEKLKQQMRLNLPKDIRIACPYYKPENRAVPITPDYYIHESKEWLVFPHEVSGLTVEEIASGKGDLANIRHLFK; encoded by the coding sequence GTGACTGATAAGCATTATATTACCGCACAACAATTGCTGGAAGACTCTTTTAAAGTAGCGGCACAAGTGTATGAAAGCGGTTTTAGACCACAGTTTATCGTTGGAATTTGGCGAGGTGGTGCCCCAATAGGTATTGCAGTGCAAGAATATTTTGACTTTAAAAAAATAGAAACCGATCACATTGCTGTACGTACCTCTTCGTATTACGGCATTGGTACAGATAAACAAAACAAAGAAATTAAAGTACACGGCTTGCATTATATTATCGAGAACGCCAATGCGGATGATGGACTGCTTATTGTGGATGATGTGTTTGATTCTGGTCGCAGCATTCATGCTTTAATTGAAAAACTTAAACAACAAATGCGTTTAAACTTACCAAAAGATATTCGTATTGCTTGTCCATACTATAAGCCCGAAAATAGGGCGGTTCCGATTACACCTGACTACTATATTCATGAGTCTAAAGAATGGTTAGTATTTCCACATGAAGTTTCAGGCTTAACTGTTGAAGAAATAGCTTCTGGGAAAGGTGACTTAGCTAATATAAGACATTTATTTAAGTAA
- the pepN gene encoding aminopeptidase N yields the protein MQVIKLSLLGISYLMLAACSHQPLDIQKPVQQHDVYLTQQQAELRSTQVSGVSYQLHFELDGSESFSATSVVNFTFNGGNQPLRLDLNKAKIHQVLVNGTRLYPNYNDQYILFSSRLLIRGENRIQVDFTRKHSTNGEGLHRFVDPVDAKVYLYSHFEPAAAQQMFALFDQPDLKANFELTVSAPKDWQVISSMREDSISTQDDNQLWHFPTTPKLSPYNFSMHAGPYHVWRDNSGKYPMRLLARQSVAKQVTPNDWFRYTDKGLRFFDDYFGISYPFKKYDQLLVPDFLYGAMENAAAITFAEGRFLHKSTMTPAQKQRLAGVIMHEMAHQWFGNLVTMKWWNGLWLNESFASFMGTLATAEATEFTNAWRSFYSSSKQSAYALDSKVTTHPIEVPVSSTANAFDNIDAITYSKGAATLYQLQHLLGKKTFRNGVSQYLTKYSYQNAELADFINSLALSANRDLTQWTDQWLYQAGVNTISVDYRCQSNKISHFQLLQAPASKILPTLREQKVLISLFKKEQGELFQLTQKPVIYKGKSTPVPSLIGQKCPDLIYPNTDDLGYVKVNLDKRSFETAKNDLLLIHDPLLRSMLWQSLWDSVQDGKLGLDKYLGVVLVNAPKEKDYTILRQVISSLYQSRYYLSAMTPEHEKYANMALKAMAQLSIRMTMEFSHDPVRQKLWFNTYINFASHPDALKHLYSLLFGESYLAGITSASQPLDQDTRWNIIYQLNRYDFPNSKVLITLERQRDQSDSGQKSAIAAEAVRPEAEIKRKWLSRIYANTVPFSKLRTAMNNLYPSEQKLLSDATAEERLMKLVELDKLGSVYMRSFAAQLTPKSCDQANIRALEHTLESQPQLSHLTKRILAETKQVQQRCILVKETMKG from the coding sequence GTGCAAGTAATTAAATTAAGCCTTCTAGGCATAAGCTACCTCATGCTGGCAGCTTGCAGTCATCAACCACTCGACATACAAAAACCAGTACAGCAACATGATGTGTACTTAACTCAACAGCAAGCGGAATTAAGATCTACACAAGTGTCAGGTGTGAGCTATCAACTGCATTTCGAGCTTGATGGCAGCGAATCATTTTCAGCAACCAGCGTTGTAAACTTTACCTTTAATGGTGGAAATCAGCCGTTACGGCTTGATTTAAATAAAGCAAAAATTCACCAAGTGTTAGTTAATGGTACGCGGCTTTATCCGAATTATAACGACCAATACATCCTGTTTAGTTCACGGTTGTTGATACGTGGCGAAAACCGAATTCAAGTTGATTTTACTCGTAAACACAGCACTAATGGTGAAGGTCTTCATCGTTTTGTCGATCCGGTAGATGCTAAAGTATATCTTTATTCTCATTTTGAGCCTGCTGCTGCCCAGCAAATGTTTGCGCTATTTGATCAACCGGATCTAAAGGCCAATTTTGAACTGACTGTCTCAGCACCGAAAGATTGGCAAGTGATCAGCAGTATGCGCGAAGACAGTATTTCCACCCAAGATGACAATCAATTATGGCACTTTCCTACTACACCAAAACTGAGTCCGTATAATTTCTCGATGCACGCGGGTCCCTATCATGTATGGCGAGACAATTCTGGAAAATATCCAATGCGCTTGCTTGCAAGACAGTCTGTAGCCAAACAAGTGACTCCAAATGATTGGTTTAGATATACCGACAAAGGCCTACGTTTTTTTGATGATTACTTTGGTATTTCCTATCCGTTTAAAAAATACGATCAGTTACTTGTCCCTGACTTTTTGTATGGTGCGATGGAAAACGCAGCAGCCATCACTTTTGCAGAAGGACGATTTTTACATAAATCAACAATGACACCCGCACAGAAGCAACGATTAGCTGGCGTAATCATGCATGAAATGGCTCATCAATGGTTTGGCAATCTTGTGACGATGAAGTGGTGGAATGGTTTATGGTTAAATGAAAGTTTTGCATCATTCATGGGAACACTTGCCACAGCAGAGGCCACTGAATTCACCAATGCATGGCGAAGCTTTTATTCAAGCTCGAAACAAAGCGCTTATGCCTTAGACAGCAAGGTAACGACTCACCCAATTGAAGTGCCTGTTTCAAGCACAGCCAATGCCTTTGATAATATTGACGCCATCACATACAGCAAAGGCGCGGCAACTCTTTATCAATTGCAACACTTGCTTGGCAAAAAGACATTTAGAAATGGCGTTAGTCAGTACTTAACAAAATACAGCTATCAAAATGCCGAGCTCGCCGACTTTATTAATAGTCTCGCGCTATCGGCCAATCGCGATTTAACTCAATGGACTGATCAATGGCTTTATCAAGCTGGCGTAAATACTATTTCTGTAGATTACCGCTGCCAAAGTAACAAAATTTCTCATTTCCAATTACTACAAGCTCCAGCCAGCAAGATTTTACCTACATTAAGAGAGCAGAAAGTTTTAATTAGTTTGTTTAAAAAAGAGCAAGGTGAACTATTTCAACTTACTCAAAAACCAGTAATCTATAAAGGTAAGAGCACGCCTGTACCCTCACTCATAGGACAAAAATGCCCCGATTTAATCTATCCAAACACTGATGATTTGGGCTATGTAAAAGTTAACTTAGATAAACGATCTTTTGAAACGGCTAAAAATGATCTTCTTCTGATCCACGATCCACTTTTACGCTCAATGCTATGGCAGAGCTTGTGGGACAGTGTTCAAGATGGAAAACTCGGCCTCGATAAGTATCTGGGCGTGGTACTGGTCAATGCTCCGAAAGAAAAAGACTACACTATCCTTCGTCAAGTTATTTCCAGTTTGTATCAGTCACGATATTACTTATCCGCTATGACTCCTGAACACGAGAAGTATGCAAACATGGCATTGAAAGCGATGGCTCAGTTAAGTATTCGTATGACCATGGAGTTCTCACATGATCCAGTAAGACAAAAATTATGGTTTAATACCTACATAAACTTTGCGAGTCACCCTGATGCGCTCAAGCATTTATACAGTCTACTCTTTGGTGAAAGCTACTTGGCAGGAATCACTTCTGCTAGTCAGCCACTGGATCAGGACACTCGATGGAATATCATTTACCAACTCAACCGCTATGACTTCCCGAACAGTAAAGTGCTAATTACTCTAGAACGACAGCGAGACCAATCGGACTCAGGCCAAAAATCAGCCATTGCTGCTGAAGCCGTACGACCAGAAGCGGAGATTAAACGGAAATGGCTTAGCAGAATTTACGCCAACACGGTGCCGTTCTCTAAACTGAGAACCGCGATGAACAACTTATATCCGAGTGAGCAGAAACTCTTAAGTGACGCGACCGCTGAAGAACGTTTAATGAAACTCGTTGAGCTCGATAAACTTGGCTCTGTTTATATGCGTAGTTTTGCTGCACAGCTTACACCTAAATCTTGTGATCAGGCGAACATTCGAGCCCTAGAGCATACTTTAGAAAGCCAACCTCAACTCTCGCATTTAACGAAACGCATTTTAGCGGAAACAAAACAAGTACAGCAACGTTGTATTTTGGTAAAAGAGACGATGAAAGGATAG
- the lpoB gene encoding penicillin-binding protein activator LpoB: protein MKHLKTILMITAVLGLTACQSKVQYSDAREVETVNANFGSTDLQAITDKMVDSMLTFPPVLVLTANNQRPIIFVDTIKNKSSEHIDTESVTDSISNRLLRSGKFRFIDMTRVDSVRKQLDYQNNAGLVDPSTAIKFGQQIGAQYMLYGNLSSIVKQGDRTKDVYYKMTMRLMDLRTGLIEWSDEKEIRKTKSKSFLGL from the coding sequence ATGAAACATTTAAAAACCATTTTGATGATTACTGCAGTCCTTGGACTCACAGCTTGTCAATCAAAAGTACAGTACAGCGACGCAAGAGAAGTTGAGACCGTAAATGCCAATTTTGGATCAACGGATCTACAAGCCATCACCGATAAAATGGTTGATAGCATGCTGACATTTCCACCTGTCTTGGTCTTGACCGCCAATAATCAACGTCCAATTATTTTTGTTGATACCATCAAAAACAAATCCTCAGAACATATTGATACTGAATCAGTGACAGATTCTATCAGCAACCGCTTGCTTCGCTCTGGTAAATTCCGTTTCATCGATATGACCCGTGTAGACTCTGTCCGCAAGCAACTGGACTACCAAAATAATGCTGGCTTAGTCGATCCATCAACGGCCATTAAATTTGGTCAGCAGATTGGCGCTCAATACATGCTCTACGGCAATTTATCGAGTATAGTCAAACAAGGCGACAGGACCAAAGATGTCTATTATAAAATGACCATGAGATTAATGGACTTAAGAACTGGCCTAATAGAATGGTCTGATGAAAAAGAAATTCGTAAAACTAAATCAAAATCATTTTTAGGTTTGTAA
- a CDS encoding COG3014 family protein, protein MKLVISHLLLCILLTGCATNSLFVDYPSQLRQQKQALSSSQPTAQINKLTSNIQGNDGLLYAEEAGRVAQISGDFAASKKYYQQAIKAYRAFDDKATISASNVGANTSSLLLNDNAIPYRGTGYERILLHQYQALNYLFQDDFQGALVEVKQANELQQVEQDRYAKSKKSVQAIENGTINTETQRLSATTGSVTSSFLNAYSYYMTGLLHEALNQPNDAFIDYRKAAQIWPGNAYLEQTLVRLAKQLSMPQFASFKKRWGEPILPTRNQGELVILYETGFTPEKQNLTVPFRINGNWQTASLATYSGRSPVWRNAQIYGVDATALIAQPITNIDALAINALKEQLPATLSRQVLRVIAKSHLARKVSDKKKKQQNQLDFGSIAIQLFNIITEQADRRSWLTLPSQAQIARKYLNVGSYPLKINSNSPHPIEIAAGRKTIVWVINTGNYTRIYSIMI, encoded by the coding sequence ATGAAGTTAGTGATATCACATTTATTATTGTGCATATTATTGACAGGGTGCGCCACCAACAGCTTGTTTGTTGATTATCCATCTCAGTTAAGGCAACAAAAGCAGGCGCTAAGCTCATCGCAACCAACAGCTCAAATCAATAAACTCACCAGTAATATCCAAGGTAATGATGGGTTGCTGTATGCTGAAGAAGCTGGCCGTGTTGCTCAAATAAGTGGTGACTTCGCCGCGAGTAAAAAATACTACCAACAAGCGATAAAGGCTTACCGAGCCTTTGATGATAAAGCCACTATCAGTGCATCAAATGTTGGTGCGAATACTAGTAGCTTGCTGCTTAATGATAATGCCATCCCATACCGTGGTACAGGTTACGAGCGCATCTTACTGCATCAATATCAAGCATTAAACTACCTATTTCAAGATGATTTTCAAGGTGCTCTTGTAGAAGTGAAGCAAGCCAATGAATTGCAACAAGTCGAGCAAGACCGATATGCCAAATCAAAAAAGTCAGTTCAAGCAATTGAAAATGGCACCATCAATACTGAGACTCAACGATTAAGTGCCACGACAGGCTCTGTCACCAGCTCTTTTTTGAATGCTTACAGCTACTACATGACTGGGCTATTGCACGAAGCCCTTAACCAACCGAATGATGCATTTATTGATTATCGTAAAGCGGCCCAAATTTGGCCTGGAAACGCTTATCTTGAGCAAACTCTAGTTCGGTTAGCTAAGCAATTATCAATGCCACAATTTGCTAGCTTTAAAAAACGTTGGGGAGAGCCAATTTTACCAACCCGAAATCAAGGTGAATTAGTCATTCTCTACGAAACAGGGTTTACACCAGAAAAACAAAATCTTACGGTACCATTTCGAATTAATGGGAATTGGCAAACAGCATCGTTAGCCACTTACTCAGGGCGAAGTCCTGTATGGCGAAATGCCCAAATTTATGGCGTTGACGCTACAGCACTTATAGCTCAACCTATTACCAATATTGATGCTTTAGCGATTAATGCATTAAAAGAGCAATTGCCTGCCACATTAAGCCGACAAGTACTTCGTGTTATTGCAAAGTCTCATTTAGCTCGCAAAGTCAGTGATAAGAAAAAAAAACAACAGAATCAATTGGATTTTGGATCAATTGCTATTCAATTATTTAATATTATCACTGAGCAAGCTGACCGACGCAGCTGGTTAACCTTGCCAAGCCAAGCACAAATTGCTCGGAAATATTTAAACGTAGGCTCGTACCCACTCAAAATAAACAGCAATTCACCTCATCCAATTGAAATTGCCGCTGGCCGTAAAACAATTGTGTGGGTGATCAACACTGGCAATTACACCCGAATTTATTCAATAATGATTTAA
- the def gene encoding peptide deformylase, with protein sequence MTTKTLPIAQVGENILTQKAVKITEFDHTLVALNENMMATMIAADGLGIAAPQVFSPLAMFIMASRPTPRYPNAPLITPTTVINPQIISHSKEMLWDEEGCLSLSGQRLPIARYASISVRYQNLSAQMIEQTLNGFPARVFQHENDHLQGITVLERAQMPEQAQAGKMA encoded by the coding sequence ATGACAACTAAAACCCTACCCATTGCACAAGTCGGAGAAAACATTCTGACCCAAAAAGCAGTAAAAATTACTGAGTTTGATCACACACTAGTAGCACTTAATGAGAATATGATGGCAACTATGATTGCCGCTGACGGGTTGGGAATTGCAGCGCCTCAGGTATTTTCACCACTGGCCATGTTTATTATGGCTTCTCGCCCAACGCCTCGTTATCCCAACGCGCCTTTAATAACACCAACCACGGTCATTAATCCTCAAATTATCAGTCATTCGAAAGAAATGTTATGGGATGAAGAGGGATGTCTGTCTTTATCAGGTCAACGCTTACCCATTGCCCGTTATGCCTCTATTTCCGTTCGTTATCAAAACTTATCAGCTCAAATGATAGAACAAACCCTAAACGGATTTCCTGCACGAGTGTTTCAACATGAAAATGATCATTTACAGGGGATCACCGTGTTGGAACGGGCTCAAATGCCAGAGCAAGCACAAGCAGGAAAAATGGCATGA
- a CDS encoding SlyX family protein, giving the protein MNSLQKQVDDLETKLSFQELTIEELNQEIIRMNDLLAHQQHQLQFIVQKLRETEPSNMATQAEETPPPHY; this is encoded by the coding sequence ATGAATTCATTACAAAAACAAGTCGATGATCTTGAAACTAAATTAAGTTTTCAGGAACTAACTATAGAAGAACTCAACCAAGAAATTATTCGTATGAACGATTTATTGGCTCATCAACAACATCAACTACAATTTATAGTGCAGAAATTGCGTGAAACCGAGCCAAGCAATATGGCCACACAAGCAGAAGAAACCCCGCCACCACATTATTAA